From Rudanella lutea DSM 19387, a single genomic window includes:
- a CDS encoding RES family NAD+ phosphorylase, translating to MLTVYRTVKAKYVADPLGTEGARLFGGRWNPKGYPLLYATSSPSLALIESLVHQPGVRYEKLPALYLFTLQVPDEAEGCPLRTYSVADLPAYWNAESYEQTQLILRPWLEKPDTLVVAVPSVAVPMSVNYLIHPFHPRFADIRVVKSEPFPIERRLWRDG from the coding sequence ATGCTGACCGTTTACCGAACCGTAAAAGCCAAGTACGTAGCCGACCCACTTGGGACCGAAGGGGCCCGGCTTTTTGGCGGGCGCTGGAATCCGAAAGGGTACCCGTTGCTGTACGCTACTTCGTCGCCCTCGCTTGCTCTGATCGAATCCCTTGTTCATCAGCCGGGGGTTCGGTACGAAAAACTACCTGCTTTGTATCTGTTTACCCTTCAGGTGCCCGACGAGGCCGAAGGCTGTCCCCTCCGAACCTATTCGGTAGCTGACCTGCCCGCGTATTGGAATGCGGAAAGTTACGAGCAGACGCAGTTGATTCTGCGTCCCTGGCTCGAAAAGCCCGATACGCTCGTTGTTGCCGTCCCTTCGGTCGCCGTACCTATGTCTGTCAATTACCTGATTCACCCGTTTCATCCCCGCTTTGCGGATATCCGGGTGGTTAAAAGTGAACCCTTCCCCATTGAGCGCCGACTATGGCGCGACGGATAG
- the gyrA gene encoding DNA gyrase subunit A, producing the protein MAEEITGANLPESDGPTNIIPINIEDEMRGAYIDYSMSVIISRALPDVRDGLKPVHRRVLFGMAELGVNYNKPYKKSARIVGEVLGKYHPHGDASVYDTMVRMAQDWSLRYPLVDGQGNFGSVDGDSPAAMRYTEARLKRIADEILGDIYKETVDFQPNFDDSLEEPSVMPAKLPNLLLNGSSGIAVGMATNMAPHNLTEVANGIIAYLENPEITVDELMVHVKAPDFPTGGTIYGMEGVQSAFRTGRGRVVIRANATIEEHKGKTQIIVTEIPYMINKAVMLEKTAELINEKRIEGISAFRDESDRDGMRIVYDIRRDAIPNVVLNNLYKYTSLQSSFGINNVALVKGRPMMLNLKDMIRYYVEHRYEVITRRTEYELREAEKRAHILQGLLIALDHIDEVIALIRSARDAEVAKNGLMEKFSLSEVQAKAILEMRLQRLTGLERDKIQQEYDQLMIEIADYKDILAKDERKRGIIGDEIADIKARYGDERRTKINPYGDGNISDLSLIADEEMVITISHYGYVKRTPVTEYRAQTRGGVGSKAVSTKDDDFTEHLFTATMHNYLLIFTDKGRLFWKRVHELPEGNRTAKGRPIQNLINIEGDDKVRAVINIKTLEDDDYINNNYIVMCTKQGTIKKTMLEAFSRPRQNGIIAITIDEGDCLLSVCLTNGDNDIVVASQQGKAVRFHESRVRPMGRQAAGVKAITLDEDEADDQVVGMVCINSPETQLLVVSEHGYGKRSQVDEYRVTNRGAKGVGTLKVTDKVGHLVAILDVTDNDDLMIINRSGIAIRTPVKDIRVSGRNTQGVKLIELKQDSISSVTKITKEEEEETPTTDGGFDVTDTGVASVE; encoded by the coding sequence ATGGCGGAAGAAATAACCGGTGCAAACCTGCCCGAATCCGACGGTCCAACCAACATCATTCCTATTAATATTGAGGACGAAATGCGTGGTGCCTATATCGATTATTCGATGTCGGTTATCATTTCCCGGGCCTTGCCCGATGTACGCGACGGACTCAAGCCGGTTCACCGGCGGGTGTTGTTCGGTATGGCGGAACTGGGCGTCAATTACAACAAACCCTATAAGAAGTCGGCCCGTATCGTAGGAGAGGTATTGGGTAAATACCACCCGCATGGCGATGCGTCGGTTTATGATACGATGGTGCGTATGGCCCAGGATTGGTCGTTGCGCTACCCCCTTGTCGACGGGCAGGGAAACTTTGGCTCTGTCGATGGCGATTCACCGGCGGCCATGCGTTATACCGAAGCTCGTTTAAAGCGGATTGCCGACGAGATTCTGGGGGATATTTACAAAGAAACCGTTGATTTTCAGCCTAACTTCGACGACTCCCTCGAAGAACCGAGCGTGATGCCGGCCAAGTTGCCGAACCTGCTGCTCAATGGTTCGTCGGGTATTGCCGTGGGTATGGCGACCAACATGGCCCCGCATAACCTCACGGAGGTAGCTAACGGGATCATTGCCTATCTGGAAAACCCAGAGATAACGGTTGATGAGTTGATGGTGCACGTGAAGGCACCGGATTTTCCTACCGGCGGAACGATCTACGGGATGGAAGGGGTGCAGTCAGCCTTCCGCACCGGCCGGGGGCGGGTAGTTATTCGCGCCAACGCTACCATTGAAGAACATAAAGGCAAAACCCAGATCATCGTGACGGAAATTCCGTACATGATCAATAAAGCGGTGATGCTGGAGAAAACCGCCGAACTCATCAATGAGAAGCGGATCGAGGGTATTTCGGCGTTCCGGGATGAATCAGACCGGGATGGGATGCGGATCGTGTACGACATTCGTCGGGATGCCATTCCGAATGTAGTACTGAATAATCTGTACAAATACACCTCGTTACAGTCGTCGTTTGGTATCAATAACGTGGCCCTGGTAAAAGGCCGCCCGATGATGCTCAACCTCAAAGACATGATCCGCTACTATGTGGAGCATCGGTATGAGGTGATTACCCGCCGGACGGAATACGAACTGCGCGAAGCCGAAAAGCGGGCGCATATTTTGCAGGGTCTGCTTATCGCCCTCGATCACATCGATGAGGTGATTGCCCTGATTCGTTCGGCCCGGGATGCAGAGGTGGCCAAGAATGGTCTGATGGAGAAATTCAGTCTGTCGGAAGTGCAGGCCAAGGCTATTCTGGAAATGCGTCTGCAACGGCTTACCGGTCTGGAGCGCGACAAGATTCAGCAGGAGTATGACCAGCTGATGATCGAGATTGCCGATTACAAAGATATTCTTGCCAAAGACGAACGCAAGCGCGGTATTATCGGCGACGAGATTGCGGACATTAAGGCACGTTACGGCGACGAACGTCGGACGAAGATTAATCCGTACGGGGATGGGAACATCAGCGACCTGTCGCTCATTGCCGATGAAGAGATGGTTATTACCATTTCGCACTATGGCTACGTGAAGCGAACCCCTGTGACCGAATACCGAGCCCAGACCAGGGGAGGGGTAGGGTCCAAAGCGGTTTCGACGAAAGACGATGACTTTACCGAGCATCTCTTTACGGCGACCATGCACAACTACCTGCTGATCTTCACGGATAAGGGTCGTTTGTTCTGGAAGCGTGTACACGAATTGCCCGAAGGCAATCGTACGGCGAAAGGCCGCCCGATTCAGAACCTGATTAATATCGAAGGGGACGATAAGGTTCGGGCCGTGATCAACATTAAAACCCTCGAAGACGACGACTACATCAACAATAACTACATTGTGATGTGTACCAAGCAGGGGACCATTAAGAAAACCATGCTGGAGGCTTTCTCACGGCCGCGTCAGAACGGGATTATCGCCATTACAATTGATGAGGGCGATTGTCTGTTGTCGGTGTGTCTTACCAATGGCGATAATGACATTGTGGTGGCTTCGCAGCAGGGTAAAGCCGTTCGGTTCCACGAAAGTCGGGTACGGCCTATGGGGCGTCAGGCAGCGGGTGTGAAGGCCATTACACTGGATGAAGACGAAGCCGACGATCAGGTAGTGGGTATGGTTTGTATCAACTCGCCCGAGACCCAGTTGCTCGTGGTTTCGGAACACGGGTATGGTAAGCGCTCGCAGGTGGATGAGTACCGGGTGACCAACCGGGGTGCTAAGGGTGTGGGTACGCTCAAAGTAACCGACAAAGTAGGGCACCTGGTGGCTATTCTGGACGTTACTGACAATGACGATTTGATGATTATCAACCGTTCTGGTATTGCGATCCGTACCCCGGTTAAAGATATTCGGGTGAGTGGTCGGAATACGCAGGGAGTTAAACTGATCGAGCTGAAGCAGGATTCAATTTCTTCGGTAACGAAAATTACGAAGGAAGAAGAAGAGGAGACTCCGACCACGGATGGTGGTTTTGACGTTACCGATACGGGTGTAGCATCGGTAGAATGA
- a CDS encoding tetratricopeptide repeat protein, whose product MKKLVVASALSLTVLAAVKPASAQTNAMLQLQSGTLDKAKAAIDKDVSEGSKAASKAKTWLVRGQVYEAIALDQTGVYSKLDTNAAMTAYESYKKGLEVEPNGGKSGKELNEALAGQKLYSAFMNQGASRYQSKNYAGALKLMTMAGAIMPKDTMAALYAGIAAQQAQMNGEAKEQLERYAANGGKDPSVFYSLASLYRNDKEIDKALGAIDKGLTALPNNKDLAAERVNILLASNRMDEAVAGMKQLVEKEPNNVQNVVNLAILYDNAAAKMGDDIRKLSDEAKKGGTLTKKLAAEKDALEAFNSEILRLGGVIKKNPKAAEAKRQLADVQTRQKEAKARVAELEAQVKEEQSKGVDIAATEKKVADLKAKQTEQRDLAKQYYTKALAIDPNNYDANFNMGVFYYNEGAELNKSLGAMDMAEYNKRGKEIEGQVCGRFKQALPYFQKAKAVKANEEDLNNSIQQAENLLKQYEERKVVCVETK is encoded by the coding sequence ATGAAAAAACTCGTAGTTGCTTCGGCACTCAGCCTGACGGTGCTGGCGGCCGTAAAACCGGCATCTGCCCAGACGAATGCCATGCTACAGTTGCAGAGTGGCACGCTGGACAAAGCTAAAGCCGCTATTGATAAAGATGTTAGCGAAGGCAGCAAGGCGGCCAGTAAGGCGAAAACCTGGCTCGTTCGCGGACAGGTTTACGAAGCGATTGCCCTCGACCAGACGGGTGTGTATTCAAAGCTGGATACCAACGCGGCTATGACGGCCTATGAGTCGTACAAGAAAGGTCTTGAAGTCGAGCCTAACGGGGGTAAATCTGGAAAAGAATTGAATGAAGCGCTGGCAGGGCAGAAGCTGTACAGTGCTTTTATGAATCAGGGTGCTTCGCGGTATCAGTCTAAGAACTACGCCGGTGCCTTGAAACTAATGACCATGGCGGGTGCTATTATGCCGAAGGACACCATGGCCGCTTTGTATGCCGGTATTGCTGCCCAACAGGCGCAAATGAACGGCGAAGCGAAAGAGCAACTGGAACGGTATGCTGCCAATGGTGGTAAGGACCCCAGCGTATTTTACTCGCTTGCTTCGCTGTACCGGAATGATAAGGAAATTGACAAGGCACTCGGAGCTATTGACAAAGGTTTAACAGCTTTGCCAAATAACAAAGATCTCGCTGCGGAGCGTGTTAATATCCTTCTGGCCTCGAACCGGATGGACGAAGCCGTTGCAGGTATGAAGCAGTTGGTTGAAAAAGAGCCCAACAACGTACAGAACGTAGTAAACCTCGCTATTCTTTACGATAACGCAGCTGCTAAAATGGGTGACGACATTCGGAAGCTGAGCGATGAGGCTAAGAAAGGTGGTACGCTGACGAAGAAGCTGGCAGCTGAAAAAGACGCTCTGGAAGCGTTCAACTCAGAGATCCTGCGTTTGGGTGGTGTGATAAAAAAGAACCCAAAGGCAGCCGAAGCAAAGCGTCAGCTGGCTGATGTACAAACTCGGCAGAAAGAAGCTAAAGCACGCGTAGCGGAGCTGGAAGCTCAGGTGAAAGAAGAGCAAAGCAAGGGTGTTGATATTGCGGCTACGGAGAAGAAGGTAGCTGATCTGAAAGCGAAGCAGACAGAGCAGCGTGATTTGGCCAAGCAATACTATACAAAGGCTTTGGCCATTGATCCGAATAACTACGACGCGAACTTCAACATGGGCGTATTCTATTACAACGAAGGCGCTGAATTGAACAAATCGTTAGGAGCTATGGATATGGCTGAGTATAATAAGCGCGGTAAGGAAATTGAAGGTCAGGTTTGTGGCCGATTCAAGCAGGCGCTGCCTTATTTCCAGAAAGCTAAAGCTGTGAAGGCAAACGAAGAAGATCTGAACAACAGTATTCAGCAGGCAGAGAATCTGCTGAAGCAATACGAAGAGCGTAAAGTAGTTTGCGTAGAGACAAAATAA
- a CDS encoding IS3 family transposase: protein MQHPLVSMRELCGLFGKSRQAWYDGQKQEDQTTLEYELLLEQVRAIRHDLPRIGAEKLHLMTADWCHQHGVKIGRDRFTELLKEHNLLVPRRTRKVSTTISHHQYFKYSNLVKDVKVNRPNQLWVSDITYIQVVNRFSYLSLITDAYSKKIVGWALKPNLGVGGPVAALRMALAQKGTNGKKKLIHHSDRGIQYCSKQYTSLLLGHDILISMTSQNESSENQIAERVNRTIKEEILENRGFHSHDHAAAEIERAIKAYNLVRPHSSCDYLTPEKAHLREGELRKKWRLSNRHRQRKIQIEELEEIS from the coding sequence ATGCAACACCCACTGGTGAGTATGCGTGAACTCTGCGGTCTGTTTGGGAAAAGCCGCCAGGCTTGGTATGATGGGCAGAAGCAAGAAGATCAAACGACATTGGAGTATGAACTTCTTTTGGAGCAAGTACGTGCGATTCGTCATGATTTACCACGAATAGGTGCTGAAAAATTGCATTTAATGACAGCAGACTGGTGTCACCAACATGGTGTAAAGATTGGTCGTGATCGGTTTACAGAGCTGTTGAAAGAACATAATCTGTTAGTGCCACGCCGAACGCGGAAAGTATCGACGACCATCTCGCACCATCAGTACTTCAAGTACTCAAATCTGGTCAAGGATGTAAAAGTCAATCGACCTAACCAGTTATGGGTAAGCGACATAACCTACATCCAAGTGGTAAATAGGTTTTCCTATTTAAGCTTGATCACGGATGCCTACTCCAAAAAAATAGTTGGTTGGGCCTTAAAACCTAATTTGGGGGTTGGTGGCCCCGTGGCAGCCTTGAGAATGGCCTTAGCTCAAAAAGGGACTAATGGGAAAAAAAAATTGATACACCATTCGGATCGGGGGATTCAGTACTGTTCCAAGCAATACACAAGTCTTTTGTTAGGGCATGATATTCTGATTAGTATGACGAGCCAAAATGAATCGAGTGAAAATCAGATTGCAGAGCGTGTCAACCGGACTATTAAAGAGGAGATTCTGGAAAATCGTGGCTTTCACTCTCATGATCATGCAGCAGCAGAAATCGAACGCGCTATCAAAGCGTATAATTTAGTTCGCCCCCACTCTAGTTGTGATTATCTAACTCCTGAGAAGGCGCATCTTCGAGAAGGTGAATTGCGCAAGAAATGGCGCTTATCAAATCGCCATCGTCAACGCAAAATACAAATCGAGGAGCTTGAAGAGATTAGTTGA
- a CDS encoding helix-turn-helix transcriptional regulator, with protein MSINDKIKQILLTKGYSPSHFADEIGVQRSSISHILSGRNRPSFDIIQKIIKRFPDLGFEWILEDDAPSPSPFNRSSGPSNPSLRGSFLNDSATIDTISRSQSALPNRTNRTEISGIREEEFSTPFTEPITPATNTANSMSKKRVERILIFYTDGSFQEYNPS; from the coding sequence ATGTCAATCAACGATAAGATTAAACAGATTTTATTAACAAAAGGCTACTCGCCATCCCATTTCGCTGACGAGATTGGTGTACAGCGATCTAGTATATCACATATTTTATCCGGCAGAAACCGTCCTAGTTTTGATATTATCCAGAAGATTATCAAACGATTTCCAGACCTTGGATTTGAATGGATCCTGGAAGATGATGCTCCTTCGCCATCTCCATTTAATCGCTCCTCAGGTCCCTCTAATCCTTCTCTGCGCGGCTCCTTTCTAAACGATTCGGCAACCATTGATACCATTAGCCGTAGTCAAAGCGCCTTGCCCAACCGGACCAATCGAACCGAAATTAGCGGTATTCGTGAAGAAGAATTTTCAACACCCTTTACTGAACCTATCACTCCAGCCACCAATACTGCAAATTCGATGTCAAAGAAACGAGTCGAGCGGATTCTTATTTTCTATACAGACGGCTCGTTTCAAGAGTACAATCCTTCTTAA
- a CDS encoding 2,3,4,5-tetrahydropyridine-2,6-dicarboxylate N-succinyltransferase, protein MTDQNLIESAWADRSLLQNEETLAAVRATIAALDSGAIRVAEPSTDVEGEWKVNDWVKKAILLFFVSQQMNEQEVGIFTYHDKIPLKTNFAQQGVRVVPPAVARYGSYQASGVILMPSYVNIGAYVDERTMVDTWATVGSCAQIGKDVHLSGGVGIGGVLEPPQAAPVIIEDGAFIGSRCIVVEGARIGKRAVLGAGVTITGSSKIIDVTTPDAKEYRGYVPDDSVVIPGSYTKEFAAGSYQVPCALIIGKRKASTDLKTSLNEALRENNVSV, encoded by the coding sequence ATGACTGACCAAAATCTAATTGAAAGTGCCTGGGCAGACCGCTCATTATTACAAAACGAAGAAACATTAGCTGCTGTTCGAGCCACTATTGCCGCTCTGGATTCAGGTGCCATTCGCGTTGCCGAACCAAGTACTGACGTTGAAGGCGAGTGGAAAGTAAATGACTGGGTCAAAAAGGCGATTCTACTTTTTTTCGTCAGCCAGCAGATGAACGAACAGGAAGTCGGCATCTTTACTTATCATGATAAAATTCCGCTGAAAACAAATTTCGCTCAGCAAGGTGTACGCGTAGTACCACCAGCGGTCGCCCGGTACGGATCATACCAGGCCAGTGGTGTTATTCTAATGCCGTCTTACGTGAACATAGGTGCTTACGTTGATGAGCGTACTATGGTGGACACCTGGGCTACGGTTGGAAGCTGCGCTCAAATTGGAAAAGACGTACACCTCAGTGGGGGAGTTGGTATCGGTGGTGTTCTGGAGCCACCACAAGCAGCACCTGTTATTATCGAAGACGGCGCATTCATTGGATCACGTTGCATCGTAGTAGAAGGAGCTCGAATTGGAAAGCGTGCTGTTTTGGGAGCTGGCGTTACAATCACAGGCTCGTCGAAAATCATTGACGTTACTACACCCGATGCTAAAGAGTACCGTGGCTATGTTCCAGATGATTCTGTTGTGATTCCCGGTTCGTATACTAAAGAGTTTGCTGCTGGATCATATCAGGTTCCGTGTGCTTTAATTATTGGTAAGCGCAAGGCATCAACGGATTTGAAAACCTCATTAAACGAAGCATTACGTGAAAACAATGTAAGTGTGTAA
- the gap gene encoding type I glyceraldehyde-3-phosphate dehydrogenase, translating into MEKIRVAINGFGRIGRLSFRRMLEKENIEIVAINDLTDNATLAHLLKYDSVHGRFGDEITSDNESITVNGKKIHAYAERDPKQLPWKDLAIDVVLESTGRFVDEAGAGQHIQAGCKKVVISAPAKGNIPTVVLGVNEDTLTGNETIVSNASCTTNCLAPMAKVLDDVFGIEKGYMTTIHAYTADQNLQDAPHSDLRRARAAALSIVPTSTGAAKAVGLVLPQLKGKLDGNAMRVPTPDGSITDLTVVLKREATAEEINNALKEAAEGPLKGILEYCTDEIVSIDIIGNPHSCIFDSKLTTANGTLAKVVGWYDNEYGYSSRVADLIAKLM; encoded by the coding sequence ATGGAAAAAATTCGCGTTGCCATTAATGGTTTCGGTCGTATTGGCCGATTGTCTTTCCGGCGGATGTTGGAAAAAGAAAATATCGAAATCGTTGCCATCAACGATTTAACTGATAATGCGACCTTGGCCCATTTACTTAAATACGATTCGGTACATGGCCGTTTCGGAGATGAAATCACCTCCGATAACGAAAGTATTACCGTGAATGGCAAGAAAATCCACGCCTATGCTGAGCGTGATCCTAAACAATTGCCTTGGAAAGATTTAGCAATTGATGTAGTCCTTGAGTCGACTGGTCGTTTTGTAGACGAAGCAGGTGCCGGCCAGCACATTCAGGCAGGCTGTAAGAAGGTAGTAATCTCGGCTCCTGCTAAAGGGAATATTCCGACAGTAGTTTTAGGCGTTAACGAAGACACGCTGACGGGCAACGAAACTATCGTTTCAAACGCATCCTGCACGACGAACTGTCTTGCGCCAATGGCAAAAGTTCTCGACGATGTCTTTGGCATCGAGAAAGGCTATATGACAACCATTCACGCGTACACGGCTGATCAAAATCTGCAAGATGCCCCCCACTCGGATCTGCGCCGGGCACGGGCAGCCGCTTTATCAATTGTACCCACCTCAACAGGTGCCGCAAAGGCTGTTGGTCTGGTTCTGCCCCAGTTGAAAGGTAAACTGGACGGAAATGCCATGCGCGTTCCTACCCCCGACGGGTCGATCACTGATCTTACTGTCGTTCTGAAGCGCGAAGCAACCGCCGAAGAGATTAATAACGCGCTGAAAGAAGCAGCCGAAGGACCTTTGAAAGGAATTTTGGAATACTGCACCGACGAAATCGTGTCGATCGACATCATTGGAAACCCGCACTCGTGCATTTTCGATTCCAAATTGACAACTGCCAACGGAACACTGGCAAAAGTTGTAGGCTGGTACGACAATGAGTACGGTTACTCGAGCCGGGTTGCGGATCTGATCGCCAAGTTGATGTAG
- the trmB gene encoding tRNA (guanosine(46)-N7)-methyltransferase TrmB, with product MTRRKLQRFLQNSIATNVIENGKPAYSTIKGNWKRDQFKNDNPIVLELACGKGEYTVGLAEKTPDRNFIGVDIKGDRIARGSQLAFQKGLNNVAFLRTDIQYLREFFEPGEVSEIWITFPDPQPRDKQEKHRLTHRRFLDIYTELLQPGGILHLKTDNAPFFEYSLETLPANGFTDLISTRDLYNSPMNNWHHGIKTKYEAMFFEKGFSINYLQCRRGNR from the coding sequence GTGACTAGACGTAAACTTCAGCGATTCTTACAAAATTCAATCGCTACAAATGTAATTGAGAACGGTAAACCCGCTTATTCAACCATCAAAGGGAACTGGAAACGTGACCAGTTTAAGAACGATAATCCCATTGTTCTGGAACTCGCTTGCGGCAAAGGAGAGTACACTGTTGGTCTTGCAGAAAAAACGCCGGATCGCAATTTTATTGGGGTTGATATAAAAGGAGATCGGATTGCCCGTGGATCGCAGCTGGCTTTTCAAAAAGGCCTGAATAACGTCGCTTTTCTGCGGACGGATATCCAGTATCTACGGGAGTTTTTTGAACCGGGTGAGGTGAGTGAAATTTGGATTACATTTCCGGATCCGCAGCCGCGTGATAAGCAGGAAAAGCATCGATTGACGCACCGGCGGTTTCTGGATATCTATACGGAACTGCTCCAGCCGGGTGGTATTTTACATCTGAAGACAGATAATGCTCCGTTCTTTGAGTATAGCCTGGAAACACTTCCTGCCAACGGCTTTACAGATCTGATAAGTACTCGGGATTTGTATAACTCGCCTATGAACAATTGGCATCATGGAATAAAAACCAAATACGAAGCCATGTTCTTTGAGAAAGGTTTTTCTATCAACTATTTACAATGCAGAAGGGGCAATCGGTAG
- a CDS encoding bifunctional folylpolyglutamate synthase/dihydrofolate synthase translates to MTYHETIDYLYSRLPVFHREGPKALKPGLGNTLRLCAHLGDPHTRFRSIHVGGTNGKGSTSHMLASIYAEAGYRVGLYTSPHLKSFTERIRINGQPIPETEVVQFVAHHRELIEEVSPSFFELTVAMAFDYFAREQVDLAIIEVGLGGRLDSTNVITPMLSLITNIGFDHMDVLGDTLPQIAAEKAGIIKPGVPVVIGEYLPETRPVFEQKASSEGAPIYWASDRFKVFDKGVTNELRQLVVSDLSGAGETVHSFSLDLLGGYQRLNIPALLQAVEILQETMPVTVQALQNGLSRTVSNTGLQGRFQTILRKPRVILDTAHNVPGMISLLESIRSIPHTQLRIVIGVVADKNPQPLIDLLPDDAHYYLCAANSPRSLPADRLASLFACNKLKYRLFNNVNSALEQCIYDSKSNELILVTGSNYVISEVNSLT, encoded by the coding sequence ATGACCTACCACGAGACGATTGACTATTTGTACAGTCGACTTCCCGTATTTCATCGTGAAGGCCCGAAAGCCCTGAAGCCCGGATTGGGTAACACCTTACGACTTTGCGCACATTTGGGCGATCCCCATACCCGCTTTCGTTCGATCCATGTGGGCGGCACAAACGGTAAGGGCAGTACCTCGCACATGCTGGCGAGTATTTATGCCGAAGCCGGATACCGGGTGGGCCTGTACACATCCCCCCATCTGAAGTCCTTCACCGAACGTATCCGTATCAATGGGCAACCTATTCCCGAAACGGAAGTTGTGCAGTTCGTTGCCCATCACCGCGAATTGATCGAAGAGGTCAGTCCGTCTTTTTTCGAATTAACGGTGGCAATGGCGTTCGATTATTTCGCTCGTGAGCAGGTCGACCTGGCGATAATCGAAGTGGGGCTGGGGGGGCGGTTAGACTCGACTAATGTGATCACCCCGATGCTCTCGCTGATCACCAATATTGGGTTTGATCACATGGATGTGCTGGGGGATACCCTCCCGCAAATTGCAGCTGAGAAAGCCGGGATCATAAAGCCAGGTGTACCTGTCGTAATTGGCGAATACCTTCCCGAAACCCGACCGGTTTTTGAACAAAAGGCGAGTTCGGAGGGAGCGCCTATTTATTGGGCGTCGGATCGGTTCAAAGTATTTGATAAAGGTGTGACGAATGAGCTCCGTCAGCTTGTGGTGTCCGATCTAAGTGGGGCAGGGGAGACGGTTCATTCCTTCTCGCTTGATCTTTTGGGCGGGTATCAACGACTCAATATTCCGGCCCTTTTGCAGGCGGTTGAGATCTTGCAGGAAACGATGCCGGTTACTGTCCAAGCGTTGCAGAATGGTTTATCCAGAACCGTTTCGAACACTGGGTTGCAGGGTCGTTTTCAAACGATCTTACGTAAGCCGCGGGTCATTTTAGACACGGCTCACAACGTGCCTGGAATGATTAGTTTGCTCGAATCAATCCGTTCTATCCCCCACACACAATTGCGAATTGTAATCGGCGTGGTTGCTGATAAAAACCCACAACCACTTATCGATTTGTTGCCTGACGACGCACACTATTACCTTTGTGCGGCCAATTCACCTCGTTCACTTCCAGCGGACCGATTGGCTAGTTTGTTTGCCTGTAATAAGCTGAAATACAGATTATTTAATAATGTAAATAGTGCATTAGAGCAATGTATTTACGATTCTAAATCAAATGAGTTGATACTTGTAACAGGCAGTAATTATGTAATTTCAGAAGTAAACAGTTTAACATAG
- a CDS encoding 3'-5' exonuclease translates to MPYLVLDLEMSGPDPQYNEIIQIGAVLFDDNWIEKGQYLTNVYPENEEAFTQSAQQVHNLTLADLDDAPMMYDVIPELEEWILKQLGIRKLNTNSDNTQYLRDVVICGQSVINDIHFLKEAYRYEKLKWPFSRVLLDLHTLSYFVFRILKKNGQSVPKGLSLGAVASYFGFEREDTYHNALEDAKLTAECLKRLFKLGDGFVPGA, encoded by the coding sequence ATGCCCTATTTAGTGCTTGACCTGGAAATGTCGGGTCCAGACCCCCAGTACAACGAGATTATTCAGATTGGCGCTGTGCTTTTCGATGATAACTGGATTGAAAAAGGCCAGTATCTGACCAATGTATATCCCGAAAACGAGGAAGCCTTCACCCAATCAGCCCAACAGGTACATAACCTTACCCTCGCCGACCTCGACGATGCCCCTATGATGTACGATGTCATACCCGAACTGGAGGAGTGGATTCTGAAACAACTGGGCATTCGTAAACTGAACACTAACTCAGACAACACGCAATACCTGCGCGATGTGGTCATCTGCGGCCAAAGTGTAATCAACGATATTCACTTTCTGAAAGAAGCGTACCGGTACGAGAAGCTGAAGTGGCCGTTTTCACGGGTATTGCTCGATTTACATACACTCAGCTATTTTGTGTTCCGGATTCTGAAGAAAAACGGGCAATCTGTTCCTAAAGGCCTGAGTCTGGGTGCCGTGGCCAGCTACTTCGGTTTTGAACGGGAGGACACCTACCATAATGCCCTGGAGGACGCCAAACTGACAGCCGAGTGTCTCAAACGTCTGTTCAAACTGGGTGATGGGTTTGTACCCGGTGCTTAA